One window from the genome of Balaenoptera musculus isolate JJ_BM4_2016_0621 chromosome 3, mBalMus1.pri.v3, whole genome shotgun sequence encodes:
- the LOC118893001 gene encoding ragulator complex protein LAMTOR1-like yields the protein MGCCYSSGNEDSDQDREERKLLLDPSSPPIKALNGAEPNYPSLPSARTDEQALLSSILAKTAGNIIDVCAADSQGTEQHEGVDRARQYSSLTHWEKLPPRPSLTSQPHRVLASEPVPFADWQHVSRIAAYAYGALSQICVDAQEELVVQFGIP from the coding sequence ATGGGGTGCTGCTACAGCAGCGGGAACGAGGACTCGGACCAGGACCGAGAGGAGCGGAAGCTGCTGCTGGACCCTAGCAGCCCACCCATCAAAGCCCTCAACGGAGCCGAGCCCAACTATCCCAGCCTGCCTTCCGCTCGCACCGACGAGCAGGCGCTGCTCTCCTCCATCCTCGCCAAGACAGCCGGCAACATCATCGACGTGTGTGCTGCAGACTCCCAGGGCACGGAGCAGCACGAGGGCGTGGACCGGGCGAGGCAGTACAGCAGCCTGACCCACTGGGAGAAGCTGCCGCCGCGGCCGTCCCTCACCAGCCAGCCTCACCGAGTGCTGGCCAGCGAGCCTGTCCCCTTCGCCGACTGGCAGCACGTCTCCAGGATAGCTGCTTATGCCTACGGTGCACTTTCTCAGATCTGCGTGGACGCACAAGAGGAGCTGGTTGTGCAGTTTGGGATTCCATGA